One Mycolicibacterium fortuitum subsp. fortuitum genomic window carries:
- a CDS encoding esterase-like activity of phytase family protein, translating to MTTARRAAAMTTAAALILAGCSTEDKKSEESIPKATSPIDWNLPDADRYHRTSTYPVYLNKPAEDPAEKETVAEISTVTPDGNTLIYTDAAAKRIGFLDIMDPAKPVGKGTLSLTELGHKDDQPTSVAAVKDHVLVVVDTTGGDFAHPSGRVDIVRTADRTRVHSIDLGGQPDSIAVSPDGTFAAIAMENQRNEEFTPPGKQEGDLPQPPTGFVQLIDLTGAPNTWKPRKVDFDVDAARSAGLDTPEDLEPEYVSINSRGQVAVTLQENNGIAVIDWHSGNVQKIFSAGSESVEGIDTEDDGTINQTGSIKETPREPDAIGWIGDDHLATANEGDWKGGTRGWTIFDANTGEVTWDAGNSLEQLAVRTGLHIEARADAKGPEPEGLAITNIGGRPTALIASERSNFVAVYDVSDPKAPVFRQILPTTPGPEGVLPIPSRNLLAISSEADDAEARVRASVTLYGYGDAFKAEGKPDFPSIVSGDVDAAPIGWGALGALSADPHDGNRLYTATDSAYGPARILGIDVAQKPALIDTASPVTEDGKPVTLDTEGVSARPDGGFVLAVEGEDGPGNQLVYVAADGHIEKRVPLPKEIAAQLGSQGLEGVAVEGDAVWVALQRELKSDPPGVVRIGRYTDKWEWFGYQLESADTKDDWIGISEIAVLNGELLHLERDKLNGPDARIKALYRAAIPDAPGVTSAADKPTVLPKTLARNLVPDLQATNGYVQEKVEGFAIAGNQNLYVVTDNDGLDDANGETVFLDLGPAAEALKG from the coding sequence ATGACAACGGCGAGACGGGCCGCGGCAATGACCACGGCGGCAGCGCTGATCCTGGCGGGCTGCTCCACCGAGGACAAGAAGTCAGAGGAGAGCATCCCCAAGGCGACGTCGCCGATCGACTGGAACCTGCCCGACGCGGACCGCTACCACCGCACGTCCACCTATCCGGTGTATCTCAACAAGCCGGCTGAAGATCCGGCCGAAAAGGAAACCGTCGCCGAGATCTCCACCGTCACTCCCGATGGCAACACGCTCATCTACACCGACGCCGCCGCCAAACGCATCGGCTTCCTCGACATCATGGATCCCGCCAAACCAGTTGGCAAAGGCACGCTTTCCCTCACCGAGCTGGGCCACAAAGACGATCAGCCGACGTCGGTAGCGGCAGTGAAGGACCATGTGCTCGTCGTCGTGGACACCACCGGCGGTGACTTCGCGCACCCGTCGGGGCGCGTCGACATCGTCCGGACCGCCGACCGCACCCGCGTACACAGCATTGACCTGGGCGGTCAACCCGACTCGATCGCCGTCAGCCCCGACGGCACCTTTGCCGCGATCGCGATGGAAAACCAGCGCAACGAGGAGTTCACGCCGCCCGGCAAGCAGGAAGGTGACCTTCCGCAACCGCCAACAGGTTTCGTGCAGCTGATCGACCTGACCGGTGCCCCGAACACCTGGAAACCGCGCAAGGTCGACTTCGACGTCGACGCTGCACGCAGCGCCGGCCTGGACACCCCGGAGGATCTCGAACCGGAATACGTCAGCATCAATTCCCGCGGCCAGGTCGCGGTGACCCTGCAGGAGAACAACGGCATCGCCGTCATCGACTGGCATTCCGGCAATGTGCAGAAGATCTTCAGCGCGGGAAGCGAATCCGTCGAAGGCATCGACACCGAAGACGACGGCACCATCAACCAGACCGGTTCGATCAAAGAGACTCCACGCGAACCCGATGCCATCGGCTGGATCGGCGACGACCATCTGGCGACCGCCAACGAAGGCGACTGGAAGGGCGGCACCCGCGGCTGGACGATCTTCGACGCCAACACCGGCGAGGTCACCTGGGACGCCGGCAATTCCCTCGAACAGCTCGCCGTGCGCACCGGGCTCCACATCGAGGCCCGGGCCGACGCCAAGGGGCCCGAACCAGAAGGGCTGGCCATCACCAACATCGGTGGCCGCCCCACCGCGCTGATCGCCTCGGAGCGCAGCAACTTCGTCGCGGTCTATGACGTCAGCGACCCCAAAGCGCCGGTGTTTCGGCAGATCCTTCCGACCACGCCAGGTCCGGAGGGTGTCCTGCCGATCCCGTCGCGCAATCTGCTGGCGATCTCTTCCGAAGCTGACGATGCCGAAGCCAGAGTGAGGGCCTCGGTCACCCTCTACGGCTATGGCGATGCTTTCAAAGCCGAAGGCAAACCGGACTTTCCGTCGATCGTGTCCGGCGACGTCGACGCTGCCCCGATCGGATGGGGCGCCCTCGGCGCATTGTCGGCTGACCCGCACGACGGCAACCGGCTCTACACCGCCACCGACAGTGCCTACGGCCCGGCCCGCATCCTCGGCATCGACGTGGCACAGAAGCCCGCCCTGATCGACACGGCATCGCCGGTCACCGAAGATGGCAAGCCCGTCACCCTCGACACTGAGGGCGTATCGGCCCGACCCGACGGCGGATTCGTGCTCGCGGTTGAAGGCGAGGATGGGCCCGGCAACCAGCTGGTCTACGTCGCCGCCGACGGTCACATCGAGAAGCGGGTGCCGCTACCCAAAGAGATTGCCGCGCAGCTCGGTAGCCAAGGTCTCGAAGGAGTCGCCGTCGAGGGTGACGCCGTCTGGGTGGCGCTGCAGCGCGAGCTCAAGTCCGACCCGCCGGGTGTGGTCCGCATCGGGCGCTACACCGACAAGTGGGAATGGTTCGGCTACCAGTTGGAGTCCGCCGATACCAAGGACGATTGGATCGGCATCTCCGAAATCGCCGTCCTCAACGGCGAATTGCTGCACCTCGAGCGCGACAAGCTCAACGGACCCGATGCGCGGATCAAGGCGCTGTACCGGGCGGCCATTCCCGACGCCCCAGGTGTGACGTCGGCGGCCGACAAGCCGACAGTTCTGCCGAAGACATTGGCCCGCAACCTGGTACCCGACCTGCAGGCCACGAACGGCTATGTGCAGGAGAAGGTCGAAGGCTTCGCGATCGCCGGCAACCAGAACCTGTACGTGGTCACCGACAATGACGGGCTCGACGACGCCAACGGCGAGACGGTGTTCCTCGACCTCGGTCCGGCGGCGGAGGCCCTGAAGGGATAG
- a CDS encoding AAA family ATPase translates to MPQEGGTAEAAVGAEQSVHDVILELLGADDALSDRSKDVVLSALAEVSGGSVEAGENNPAPTFLSSITVSGFRGVGPSARLDLFPAPGLMVVSGRNGSGKSSFAEALELTLTGTSYRWNKKESLWAEAWQNLHHPDPCQIQVGFTREALGPFTVGVNWDQGEKLENCTTWTQAAGDKRVDGTEALGWSRALELHRPLLSYEELGRLFDGGPSALYDALAKLLGLDALSETEKLLATRLKTIRAASDTADAERKRVLTALADHADERAKRAAKLLRKRPVPLDDARALATGAGEAQSDAVPALRTLTQLETPTIEVVEAATGQLRAAARAAADSATAAIDLTSQRVELLRTALRFHDQGGDADCPVCAQGRLDADWATAAQNSIAQSEELLDEYRSTAQQLKSARAQLTTLIQGLSAAGAVPGIDLPALANYNNAVAAARNIPVTDDALATHAESALTEVIAAAETLRVEAADELTRRETAWAPLAAQLGGWVGLEEQARAVDDELNAVTAAKKWLNEHAAAFRNLRLKPIAAQARDIWHQLRQESNVDLVEISLEGTSTRRKVVLEGAVDGKPTKALSVMSQGELHALALALFLPRATSAKSPFRFVVLDDPIQAMDPSKIDGFVQVLCEIAKTHQVIVFSHDDRLASVIRDTGVDARLIEVVREKGSRVTVRDNVNPALRQLGDIFALIKDANMPEDIKGRAAPALFRMALESAAKQTFYAKQALAGRSLAESEDKWLSAKKTSSRLALAIHGHSRADLTPWLRGERQRALRICNAGAHGDAKLVSIHDARDLEKTVLEVLALR, encoded by the coding sequence ATGCCGCAAGAGGGTGGGACGGCCGAGGCCGCCGTAGGTGCTGAACAGTCCGTGCATGACGTGATCTTGGAGCTGCTCGGAGCTGACGACGCGTTATCCGACCGGTCCAAGGACGTCGTCCTCAGCGCCTTGGCTGAGGTATCCGGCGGAAGCGTCGAGGCCGGCGAAAACAACCCGGCACCAACCTTTCTCAGCTCGATCACGGTGTCGGGATTCCGTGGCGTCGGCCCGTCGGCACGGTTGGACCTCTTCCCAGCGCCGGGTCTGATGGTCGTCAGTGGCCGCAATGGCTCCGGTAAATCGAGCTTCGCCGAGGCACTGGAGCTCACCCTCACCGGAACCAGCTACCGCTGGAACAAAAAGGAGAGCCTGTGGGCCGAGGCCTGGCAGAACCTCCACCACCCCGACCCGTGCCAGATCCAGGTCGGGTTCACCCGAGAGGCCCTTGGCCCGTTCACCGTGGGGGTCAACTGGGATCAGGGCGAGAAGCTGGAGAACTGCACCACCTGGACGCAGGCCGCTGGGGATAAGCGAGTCGACGGCACCGAGGCGTTGGGCTGGTCGCGGGCACTGGAGCTGCACCGCCCGTTGCTCTCCTACGAGGAGCTCGGCCGGCTGTTCGACGGCGGACCCTCCGCGCTGTACGACGCACTGGCCAAGCTGCTGGGGCTCGACGCGCTCTCCGAGACCGAGAAGCTCCTGGCTACGCGGCTCAAGACGATCAGGGCCGCCAGCGACACCGCCGATGCCGAACGCAAGCGCGTCCTGACCGCGTTGGCCGACCACGCCGACGAACGCGCCAAGCGGGCAGCCAAACTCCTGCGCAAGCGCCCTGTACCCCTTGACGATGCTCGCGCCCTGGCGACGGGCGCGGGGGAGGCCCAATCCGACGCGGTGCCGGCGTTGCGGACCTTGACCCAGTTGGAGACACCGACCATCGAAGTTGTCGAGGCCGCGACGGGGCAACTGCGTGCTGCGGCAAGAGCCGCGGCCGATTCGGCGACCGCCGCGATCGATCTCACCAGTCAGCGGGTCGAGCTGCTGCGCACCGCGCTGCGGTTTCACGATCAGGGCGGTGACGCCGACTGCCCGGTGTGCGCGCAGGGGCGCCTCGACGCGGACTGGGCGACGGCCGCACAGAACAGCATTGCGCAAAGCGAAGAGCTACTGGACGAATATCGCTCCACCGCACAACAACTCAAATCCGCGCGGGCGCAACTCACGACTCTGATCCAGGGACTCTCTGCGGCGGGCGCTGTGCCAGGAATCGACCTCCCGGCCCTGGCGAACTACAACAACGCGGTGGCCGCCGCCCGGAACATCCCTGTTACCGACGATGCTCTGGCGACGCACGCTGAGTCGGCGCTGACGGAGGTGATCGCGGCCGCCGAAACACTTCGTGTCGAAGCGGCGGACGAACTCACCCGCCGCGAGACCGCGTGGGCGCCGCTGGCCGCCCAACTCGGTGGCTGGGTCGGTCTCGAAGAACAGGCCCGAGCCGTCGACGACGAACTCAATGCCGTCACGGCTGCGAAGAAATGGCTCAACGAGCACGCCGCGGCCTTCCGCAACCTGCGGCTCAAACCCATTGCCGCCCAAGCCCGCGATATCTGGCACCAACTGCGTCAGGAAAGCAACGTCGACCTGGTCGAGATCTCCCTCGAAGGCACCTCCACCCGGCGCAAGGTGGTGCTGGAAGGGGCAGTCGACGGCAAGCCCACCAAAGCCCTGTCGGTAATGAGCCAGGGCGAGCTGCACGCGTTGGCGCTGGCGCTGTTCCTGCCGCGGGCGACGTCGGCGAAGAGTCCATTCCGGTTCGTCGTTCTCGATGATCCGATCCAGGCGATGGACCCATCGAAGATCGACGGCTTCGTCCAGGTGCTGTGTGAGATCGCCAAGACCCATCAGGTGATCGTCTTCTCCCACGACGACCGGCTGGCCTCGGTCATCCGGGACACCGGGGTCGACGCCAGACTCATCGAAGTGGTCCGCGAGAAGGGATCGCGGGTCACCGTGCGCGACAACGTCAATCCGGCATTACGGCAGCTGGGCGACATCTTCGCGTTGATCAAAGATGCGAACATGCCCGAGGACATCAAAGGCCGTGCCGCGCCGGCGCTTTTCCGGATGGCGCTGGAATCCGCCGCCAAACAGACCTTCTATGCCAAGCAGGCGCTTGCCGGCCGCTCACTCGCTGAGTCCGAGGATAAATGGTTGTCGGCCAAGAAGACTTCCAGCCGACTGGCGCTGGCGATCCACGGTCATTCACGGGCTGATCTGACGCCATGGCTCAGAGGTGAACGCCAACGGGCACTGCGTATCTGCAACGCCGGCGCGCACGGCGATGCGAAGCTGGTCTCCATCCACGACGCCCGGGACCTGGAAAAGACCGTGCTCGAAGTGCTGGCGTTGCGATGA
- a CDS encoding metallophosphoesterase, giving the protein MADATVQGYDIIGDVHGCATQLEALLSELGYHKRSSTSEYRHPERQVIFVGDLIDRGDEQLRVLEIAKDMVDAGSARIVMGNHEFNALAYDTEWPLSSGKYLRAHDDPDNPWSAKNTKQHAAFLAQVTGADRRRYLDWFATTPLWLDLGGLRVVHACWHPQSISVVEEQCGSSTPFHELDHLVAAATEGAPLYQAVETLLKGPEISLVAHGQGRYLDKDGIPRGNARMRWWNSEAVTLRDFAEMGGNFTTEAGAPYPPLPERDLSGTDLSYVYPPGVPVFYGHYWRQGSPEHLHDWTDYTACVDFSAVKGGALTAYRWSGEDRIRPQHYVRATR; this is encoded by the coding sequence ATGGCCGACGCCACCGTCCAGGGGTACGACATCATCGGCGACGTCCACGGCTGCGCCACCCAGCTAGAGGCTTTGCTTTCCGAACTCGGGTATCACAAACGCAGCAGCACAAGCGAATACCGGCATCCCGAGCGCCAGGTGATCTTCGTCGGTGACTTGATCGACCGGGGTGACGAACAACTGCGGGTGCTAGAGATCGCCAAGGACATGGTCGACGCGGGCAGTGCACGCATCGTGATGGGTAATCACGAGTTCAACGCGCTGGCCTACGATACCGAATGGCCGCTCAGCAGCGGGAAATACCTGCGGGCACATGATGATCCGGACAATCCGTGGTCGGCGAAGAACACCAAACAGCACGCGGCGTTCTTGGCGCAGGTCACGGGTGCTGACCGACGTCGCTACCTCGACTGGTTCGCCACGACTCCGCTGTGGCTGGACCTGGGCGGCCTGCGCGTCGTCCACGCGTGCTGGCACCCACAATCGATCTCCGTCGTCGAAGAGCAGTGCGGGTCGAGCACACCCTTCCACGAACTCGACCATCTCGTGGCGGCGGCGACCGAAGGCGCTCCGCTCTATCAGGCGGTCGAGACTCTGCTGAAGGGTCCCGAGATCAGTCTGGTGGCTCACGGCCAGGGCAGATACCTCGACAAGGACGGTATCCCTCGGGGCAACGCGCGTATGCGGTGGTGGAACAGCGAGGCCGTCACTCTGCGAGACTTCGCCGAGATGGGTGGGAACTTCACCACCGAAGCCGGCGCCCCCTACCCGCCGCTGCCCGAACGGGATCTGTCAGGAACCGATCTGTCCTACGTCTACCCGCCGGGGGTGCCGGTGTTCTACGGCCATTACTGGCGGCAGGGCTCCCCGGAGCATCTGCACGACTGGACCGATTACACCGCGTGTGTGGACTTCAGCGCGGTGAAAGGCGGGGCGCTAACCGCCTACCGCTGGTCAGGAGAAGACCGAATCCGCCCGCAGCACTATGTGCGCGCCACACGGTGA
- a CDS encoding mechanosensitive ion channel family protein, whose translation MTVYNLAFEWTDTNRHWFIEVPIRIVAYVALALILRFLLHRMIDRATTGRAVKANSGEVEGQARKPPLLRYLRDRTSATESSVRLAERRQQRAQTIGSVLKSTVSIVLLVWAVLAILSVLGVNIAPFIASAGVVGLAIGFGAQNLVRDFVTGVFMLLEDQYGVGDTVDVGDVVGEVQSVGLRITTIRDIDGTLWYVRNGEIARVGNMSQDYAVARVEVPVALTADVDQAEQVALDAANQAVADPHIARKVLGEPEMLGVQEFSADQVTLRMTVKTRPNAQWSVQRRLRREILRAYDENGIDLPYPQGRIHAVVGGREAE comes from the coding sequence ATGACTGTCTACAACTTGGCATTTGAATGGACAGACACTAATCGACATTGGTTCATCGAAGTACCGATTCGAATCGTGGCGTATGTCGCCCTTGCGTTAATCCTGCGTTTTTTGCTGCACCGAATGATTGATAGGGCTACCACTGGGAGGGCGGTAAAAGCCAATAGCGGAGAGGTGGAGGGGCAAGCCAGGAAGCCGCCGCTGCTTCGCTACTTGCGGGACCGGACGTCAGCGACGGAAAGCAGTGTCCGCCTGGCCGAACGTCGCCAACAGCGCGCACAGACCATCGGGTCGGTGCTGAAGTCGACGGTGTCGATCGTGCTGCTGGTCTGGGCGGTGCTGGCCATTCTGAGCGTGCTCGGAGTGAACATTGCGCCGTTTATCGCCTCGGCCGGAGTGGTGGGGCTGGCTATCGGGTTCGGTGCGCAAAACCTCGTCCGCGATTTCGTCACCGGCGTATTCATGCTGCTCGAGGATCAGTATGGGGTCGGTGACACCGTCGACGTCGGCGACGTGGTCGGAGAGGTGCAGAGCGTCGGGCTGCGCATCACCACCATTCGCGATATTGACGGCACGCTCTGGTACGTCCGCAACGGGGAGATCGCCCGCGTCGGCAATATGAGCCAGGACTACGCCGTCGCCCGTGTGGAGGTGCCTGTTGCCCTGACTGCCGATGTCGACCAAGCGGAGCAGGTGGCACTCGACGCCGCCAATCAAGCCGTCGCGGACCCTCACATTGCGCGAAAAGTCTTGGGAGAGCCGGAAATGCTCGGAGTACAGGAGTTCTCGGCTGACCAGGTGACGTTGCGGATGACCGTGAAGACCCGGCCGAACGCGCAGTGGTCGGTGCAGCGCCGGCTCCGCCGTGAGATTCTGCGGGCCTACGACGAGAACGGCATCGACCTGCCCTATCCGCAGGGGCGCATTCACGCGGTGGTCGGTGGGCGTGAGGCGGAGTGA
- a CDS encoding OPT family oligopeptide transporter has product MALESSVNPTTPTLRELTVRGILLGGAITLVFTAANVYLGLKVGLTFATAIPAAVISMAILRNFANHSIVENNIVQTVASAAGTLSAIIFVLPGLIMIGWWTGFPYWMTVAVCAVGGTLGVMYSIPLRRALVTGSDLPYPEGVAAAEVLKVGDSTQGHEENRVGIRVIAFGALVSAGFGLLANLKVLANYVAAYFRVGAGGSMFGASLSLALIGVGHLIGMTVGIAMLVGLVISFGVLLPIRTTGTFGTGESVADVIDGVFVHEVRFIGAGAIAVAAVWTLLKILRPIIKGITEAMASARERRDGQLVDITQRDIPFPLVAGVVVAMLVPIAVLLWDFSRGTALQGSAATIIVASLLFIFVIGLVIAAVCGYMAGLIGSSNSPISGVGILTVLIAALVIKVVFGRADAEQSTALVAFTLFVAAVTFGVATISNDNLQDLKTGQLVGATPWKQQVALVIGVLFGSAIIPPVLDLMQQAFGFLGAPGATDHALAAPQAALISSLAKGVFGGSLDWSLIGLGAAIGAVVVIVDEILTRTSRFSLPPLAVGMGMYLPMSLTLIIPLGSLLGFFYNRWADRTGGDVDRKKRLGVLLATGMIVGESLYGVVFAGFVAGTGSDDPFAIFRGNDGTFAEVAGIIGFAAVLLWLYKRTRRISARELVKS; this is encoded by the coding sequence TTGGCCCTGGAGAGCTCCGTAAACCCGACCACGCCGACGCTGCGCGAGCTCACCGTCCGCGGCATCCTGCTCGGCGGCGCGATCACGCTGGTGTTCACCGCCGCCAACGTCTATCTCGGGCTCAAGGTCGGGCTGACGTTCGCCACCGCCATCCCGGCCGCGGTCATCTCGATGGCCATCCTGCGCAACTTCGCCAACCACTCCATCGTCGAGAACAACATCGTGCAGACCGTCGCCTCGGCGGCCGGCACCCTCTCTGCGATCATCTTCGTTCTGCCCGGGCTGATCATGATCGGCTGGTGGACCGGGTTCCCCTATTGGATGACCGTGGCCGTCTGCGCGGTCGGCGGCACCCTCGGCGTCATGTACTCCATCCCCCTGCGCCGGGCCCTGGTGACCGGCTCGGACCTGCCCTATCCCGAAGGGGTGGCCGCGGCCGAGGTGCTCAAGGTCGGCGACAGCACGCAGGGTCACGAGGAGAACCGCGTCGGCATCCGGGTCATCGCGTTCGGTGCGCTGGTGTCGGCCGGCTTCGGGCTGCTGGCCAATCTGAAGGTGCTGGCCAACTACGTCGCGGCGTACTTTCGGGTCGGCGCGGGCGGTTCGATGTTCGGCGCGAGCCTGTCGCTGGCGCTGATCGGCGTGGGCCACCTCATCGGGATGACCGTCGGCATCGCGATGCTCGTCGGGCTGGTCATCTCCTTCGGGGTACTCCTGCCCATCCGCACCACCGGGACGTTCGGGACCGGCGAGTCGGTGGCCGACGTGATCGACGGCGTGTTCGTGCACGAGGTGCGGTTCATCGGCGCCGGGGCGATCGCCGTGGCCGCGGTGTGGACGCTGTTGAAGATCCTGCGCCCGATCATCAAAGGCATCACCGAGGCCATGGCCTCGGCACGGGAGCGGCGCGACGGCCAGCTGGTCGACATCACCCAGCGCGACATCCCGTTCCCGCTCGTCGCCGGTGTTGTGGTGGCGATGCTGGTCCCCATCGCCGTACTGCTGTGGGACTTCAGCCGCGGCACCGCGCTGCAGGGCAGTGCGGCCACGATCATCGTGGCGAGCCTGTTGTTCATCTTCGTCATCGGCCTGGTCATCGCCGCGGTCTGCGGCTACATGGCCGGCCTGATCGGTTCGTCGAACAGTCCCATTTCCGGCGTCGGCATCCTGACCGTGCTGATCGCGGCGCTGGTCATCAAGGTGGTCTTCGGCCGCGCCGACGCCGAGCAGTCCACCGCACTGGTGGCCTTCACGCTGTTCGTCGCGGCCGTCACGTTCGGGGTCGCCACCATCTCCAACGACAACCTGCAGGACCTCAAGACCGGCCAGCTTGTCGGCGCCACACCGTGGAAACAGCAGGTGGCCTTGGTAATTGGCGTGCTGTTCGGCTCGGCCATCATCCCGCCGGTGCTCGACCTGATGCAGCAGGCCTTCGGCTTCCTCGGTGCGCCCGGCGCCACCGACCACGCGCTGGCCGCACCGCAGGCCGCGCTGATCTCGTCGCTCGCCAAAGGCGTATTCGGCGGGTCCCTGGACTGGTCACTGATCGGGCTGGGCGCGGCGATCGGGGCGGTGGTCGTGATTGTCGACGAAATCCTTACCCGCACATCACGGTTCAGCCTGCCGCCGCTTGCCGTCGGGATGGGCATGTACCTGCCGATGAGCCTGACGCTGATCATCCCGCTCGGCTCCCTGCTGGGTTTCTTCTACAACCGCTGGGCGGACCGGACTGGCGGCGATGTCGACCGCAAGAAGCGCCTCGGTGTGCTGTTGGCCACCGGCATGATCGTCGGCGAGAGCCTTTACGGTGTCGTCTTCGCCGGGTTCGTCGCCGGTACCGGCAGCGATGATCCGTTCGCGATCTTCCGTGGCAATGACGGGACTTTCGCGGAGGTTGCCGGGATCATCGGGTTCGCGGCGGTGCTGTTGTGGCTGTACAAGCGGACGCGGCGGATTTCTGCGCGTGAGCTGGTGAAGAGCTGA
- a CDS encoding IS3 family transposase (programmed frameshift) produces the protein MARPYPREFRDDVVRVARDRDDGVTIEQIATDFGVHPVTLHKWMRQADIDEGAKPGKRTGESAELRDARRRIKLLEQENEVLRRAAAYLSQANLPKRLYPLVSELAADGIPVAVTCRVLKLARQPYYRWRANPITDAEVIEAYRANALFDAHKDDPEFGYRYLVEEASDAGEPMAQRTGWRICSQNRWWSVFGKKRGKNGKVGPPVHDDLVERDFTAGGPNQLWLSDITEHRTDEGKLYLCAIKDVFSNRIVGYSIDSRMKSRLAAAALSSAVARHGDVAGCILHSDRGSQFRSRKFVHALGHHEMVGSMGRVGAAGDNAAMESFFALLQKNVLDRRRWSTREELRIAIVTWIERTYHRRRRQAGLGRLTPIEFEAIMTAPASQAA, from the exons ATGGCAAGGCCCTACCCTCGCGAGTTCCGTGACGATGTCGTCCGGGTCGCCCGCGACCGCGATGACGGGGTGACGATCGAGCAGATCGCCACTGATTTCGGTGTGCACCCGGTGACGCTGCACAAGTGGATGCGCCAAGCCGATATCGACGAGGGCGCCAAGCCGGGCAAGCGCACTGGCGAGTCCGCTGAGCTGCGGGATGCGCGGCGTCGGATCAAGCTGCTCGAGCAGGAGAATGAAGTGCTGCGCCGGGCTGCGGCCTATCTGTCACAGGCCAACCTTCCG AAAAGGCTCTACCCGCTCGTAAGTGAGCTCGCCGCCGATGGGATCCCCGTCGCGGTGACGTGCCGGGTACTCAAGCTCGCCCGCCAGCCTTACTACCGCTGGCGGGCCAATCCCATCACCGACGCTGAGGTCATCGAGGCGTATCGCGCCAATGCCCTGTTCGATGCTCACAAGGATGACCCGGAGTTCGGCTACCGCTACCTTGTCGAAGAGGCATCCGATGCCGGCGAGCCGATGGCGCAGCGCACTGGTTGGCGGATCTGCTCGCAGAACCGGTGGTGGAGCGTGTTCGGCAAGAAGCGCGGCAAGAACGGCAAAGTGGGCCCGCCGGTGCACGATGATCTTGTCGAGCGCGACTTCACCGCTGGTGGTCCAAATCAGCTGTGGCTCAGCGATATCACCGAGCATCGCACCGATGAGGGCAAGCTCTATCTTTGTGCGATCAAGGACGTGTTCTCCAACCGCATCGTCGGGTACTCGATCGACTCTCGAATGAAGTCCCGGCTGGCCGCTGCAGCGCTCAGTAGCGCGGTGGCACGCCACGGTGATGTGGCCGGTTGCATTCTGCACTCTGATCGCGGATCTCAGTTCAGGTCAAGGAAATTCGTGCACGCGCTCGGCCATCACGAGATGGTTGGATCGATGGGCCGTGTCGGAGCGGCCGGCGACAATGCAGCCATGGAGAGCTTCTTCGCGCTGCTCCAGAAGAACGTGCTCGATCGCCGCCGGTGGAGCACACGAGAAGAGTTGAGGATCGCGATCGTCACCTGGATCGAACGGACCTACCATCGCCGCCGACGCCAAGCCGGACTCGGGCGGTTGACCCCGATCGAATTCGAAGCGATTATGACCGCACCGGCCAGTCAGGCCGCGTGA
- a CDS encoding endonuclease/exonuclease/phosphatase family protein, with protein sequence MTLRTATLNIRHGGSKNADTLTARLLGYDADLLVVTEFRTSDAGAALVAQLEQAGYETSHPASDPRHNTVLIASRTPIDRASRFSRDVSAHHVWCVEFDGTIVAGVYLPQAHAKLSYWEALIDRARRSEVDLLIGDFNTGNNDLDKGTNFVGPEMPGRLIASGYVDVWRSLHPGVREYSWFSRPGDNGFRLDYIYATPEYAGRVRTCEFDHAPRLAGETDHSGLVAMLD encoded by the coding sequence ATGACGCTGCGAACTGCCACGCTGAACATCCGCCACGGCGGCAGCAAGAACGCTGACACACTCACCGCACGGCTGCTGGGCTATGACGCTGACCTGCTCGTGGTGACCGAGTTCCGGACCAGCGACGCGGGTGCTGCCCTGGTCGCCCAACTCGAACAGGCCGGATATGAGACCTCGCATCCCGCGTCGGACCCGAGGCACAACACCGTGCTCATCGCCTCGCGTACCCCGATCGACCGGGCCTCGCGTTTCAGCCGGGATGTATCCGCCCATCACGTATGGTGCGTCGAGTTCGACGGGACCATCGTCGCCGGTGTCTACCTGCCGCAGGCCCACGCGAAACTCTCCTACTGGGAGGCGTTGATCGACCGGGCCCGTCGCAGTGAGGTCGACCTGCTCATCGGCGACTTCAACACGGGCAACAACGATCTCGACAAGGGCACTAACTTCGTCGGGCCGGAGATGCCCGGGCGGTTGATTGCGTCCGGTTACGTGGACGTGTGGCGATCGCTGCATCCCGGTGTCCGCGAGTACTCGTGGTTCAGCCGCCCCGGTGACAACGGGTTCCGCCTCGACTACATCTACGCCACGCCCGAGTATGCGGGACGCGTCCGCACCTGCGAGTTCGACCACGCGCCGCGCCTGGCCGGCGAGACGGACCATTCGGGGCTGGTCGCGATGTTGGACTAG